A section of the Mycobacterium sp. 3519A genome encodes:
- a CDS encoding TrkA family potassium uptake protein, with amino-acid sequence MRIAIGGAGAVGRSVAQELVDNGHKVLLIEQQWARYEPSAVPGAEWFLADACELTSLEEAGLQLCDVVIAATGDDKSNITMSLLAKTEFGVARVVARVNDFRNEWLFTDAWGIDVAVSTPVAMVAAVEGAIDVGHVVRLMGLRKGAANLAQLTLPADNPLVGTRVGDLANPANNALVTVLRGDRVILPTPEDVLEEGDEMLFVANDEVEAKIRAIVHGP; translated from the coding sequence ATGCGGATCGCGATCGGCGGGGCGGGTGCGGTCGGTCGTTCGGTCGCCCAGGAACTGGTCGACAACGGGCACAAAGTGCTGTTGATCGAGCAGCAGTGGGCGCGCTACGAACCGTCCGCGGTGCCCGGCGCCGAGTGGTTTCTCGCCGACGCGTGCGAGTTGACGTCCCTGGAAGAGGCCGGGCTGCAGTTGTGCGACGTGGTGATCGCCGCGACCGGCGACGACAAGTCGAACATCACGATGTCGCTGCTGGCCAAGACCGAGTTCGGGGTCGCAAGGGTGGTCGCCCGCGTCAACGACTTCCGCAACGAGTGGCTGTTCACCGACGCATGGGGCATCGACGTCGCGGTGTCCACCCCGGTCGCGATGGTCGCCGCGGTTGAGGGGGCCATCGACGTCGGCCACGTGGTGCGGCTGATGGGGCTGCGGAAGGGCGCCGCGAACCTGGCGCAGTTGACGCTGCCTGCCGACAACCCGCTGGTCGGTACGCGCGTCGGAGACCTAGCCAACCCCGCGAACAACGCGCTCGTCACGGTGTTGCGCGGCGATCGCGTCATCCTTCCCACGCCCGAGGATGTCCTCGAAGAGGGCGATGAGATGTTGTTCGTCGCGAACGACGAGGTCGAAGCCAAGATACGGGCGATCGTGCACGGCCCGTAG